The Paenibacillus sp. MBLB1832 genome has a window encoding:
- a CDS encoding DUF6509 family protein: MFTITSYTVELIKDPFGILAGQRYEFLIDIDVEEDDELYSESGLYIRAIYNVTEDESKLLKYELFEKTTELYLDFDLEEDEVAVVEAFCKEHYAEGHE; this comes from the coding sequence ATGTTTACGATTACTAGCTACACAGTTGAGCTAATCAAGGATCCATTCGGGATCTTGGCAGGGCAGCGATATGAGTTCTTAATCGACATTGATGTCGAGGAAGATGATGAGCTCTACTCGGAGAGCGGGCTGTACATTCGGGCGATCTACAATGTAACCGAAGATGAGTCTAAACTATTAAAATATGAGTTGTTTGAGAAAACGACCGAGCTCTATCTGGATTTTGATCTAGAAGAAGATGAAGTGGCGGTTGTGGAAGCATTCTGCAAGGAGCATTACGCAGAAGGTCATGAGTAA
- a CDS encoding CoA-transferase, which yields MSEIGVLSYTSEEAMICYLARELHNHEVIGVGNNSPIPAAAALLAKSLHARDASIYILGQCDWPFQGTKEFFDLMQRGGMDVFFLSGAQIDSYGRINLHVIGDYTKPKVRLPGGAGSGVVYYTCKRIFLFKTDHGIKGFPENLDFVSSTPRSEQGVYHRSQLAGVYTPLGVMKPSGRQGRLQLAATVHGVQPFEVQERTGFDLGLGGYSAPIPTLEPPTYQELTTLRYGVSQELRRIYPLFAKQHFGTYMSQALVKT from the coding sequence ATGAGCGAAATAGGTGTGCTGAGTTACACGTCGGAGGAAGCGATGATCTGTTACCTCGCAAGAGAGCTCCATAATCATGAAGTCATCGGCGTTGGTAACAACTCACCGATTCCTGCGGCTGCCGCGCTCCTCGCGAAGTCCCTGCATGCACGCGATGCTTCCATTTATATTTTAGGCCAGTGCGATTGGCCATTTCAGGGGACGAAAGAGTTTTTCGATCTCATGCAGCGAGGCGGCATGGACGTCTTTTTCCTTAGTGGGGCGCAAATCGATAGTTACGGGCGCATTAATCTGCATGTGATTGGCGACTACACGAAGCCTAAAGTGCGACTTCCTGGCGGAGCGGGTTCAGGTGTCGTGTATTACACGTGCAAGCGGATTTTTCTTTTTAAAACAGACCATGGGATCAAAGGGTTTCCTGAGAATTTGGATTTCGTTTCCTCGACGCCGAGGTCTGAACAAGGTGTTTATCATCGAAGTCAATTAGCCGGGGTATATACTCCGCTGGGCGTCATGAAGCCTAGCGGGCGGCAGGGCCGGCTTCAGCTGGCTGCGACGGTGCACGGTGTGCAACCGTTTGAGGTGCAGGAACGAACAGGGTTTGATTTGGGATTAGGCGGGTACAGCGCCCCGATTCCAACATTGGAACCGCCGACGTATCAGGAACTGACGACACTTCGGTATGGCGTCAGTCAGGAACTGCGGCGCATCTATCCATTGTTTGCGAAGCAGCATTTTGGCACTTATATGAGTCAGGCCCTAGTAAAAACATAG
- a CDS encoding ABC transporter ATP-binding protein has translation MKPILQIDDLSVDFQTANGSLNAINHIQLTIEKGEIVCLVGESGSGKTITSLSIMHLIQYDGGYISQGDIKLDGQSLVGLSQKEISDLRGKKIAMIFQEPMTALDPIFTIGSQIVEVILRHERISKPGAREKAISLLRRVGIPEPEIRMGQYPYELSGGMRQRAMIAMALACGPELLIADEPTTALDVTIQAQILSLLRELKDEFQMSILLITHDLGIAAEMADRVVVMYAGKVVEQSPVHQLFENPAHPYTQGLLHSIVTLDNVRGMKLYTIKGSIPSLSDLPTGCRFHPRCPYATERCLSEDPPLASLSGREVACWNAERIDLLGAEFFGDTAAPTPIEIGNGEASRDLDKAETLLEVINVKKYFPIRQGLFQRGRSSIKAVDDVSFDIRKGETFGLVGESGCGKSTLGRVLLQLEKATEGRIQFEGRDLVGAGSKGWKETRRDMQIVFQDPYGSINPRWKVGDIIGEPFWVHESLRGSAKRAKVQDVMELVGLNPAWIDRLPHEFSGGQRQRIGIARAIALNPKFILADEAVSALDVSVQSQIVNLMQDLQQRMNLTYLFIAHGLNIVRYISDRIGVMYLGKLVEIAPTDELFRHPAHHYTKALLSAIPVPDPNRKRTFVPLEGEMPSPARPPSGCRFHTRCPAATALCKEVVPELAAIGPGHYAACHYPL, from the coding sequence ATGAAACCGATACTGCAAATTGATGATTTGTCCGTTGACTTTCAAACCGCGAACGGCTCGCTGAATGCGATTAACCATATTCAATTAACAATCGAAAAGGGAGAAATTGTCTGCTTAGTTGGCGAATCCGGAAGCGGCAAAACGATTACATCGTTATCCATCATGCATCTCATTCAATACGATGGGGGCTATATCTCGCAAGGCGATATTAAGCTGGATGGGCAAAGTCTAGTCGGTTTATCGCAAAAGGAAATCAGTGATCTGCGCGGGAAAAAAATCGCGATGATCTTCCAGGAGCCGATGACGGCGTTAGATCCTATTTTCACTATAGGAAGCCAAATCGTCGAAGTCATTCTCCGTCATGAACGAATTTCCAAGCCGGGTGCACGGGAGAAAGCGATCTCCTTGCTCCGACGCGTGGGTATTCCGGAGCCGGAAATTCGCATGGGGCAATATCCTTACGAGCTCTCGGGCGGGATGCGCCAGAGGGCGATGATCGCGATGGCATTAGCCTGCGGCCCCGAATTGCTAATTGCGGATGAGCCAACAACCGCATTGGATGTGACCATTCAAGCGCAGATTTTAAGTTTATTACGAGAATTGAAAGATGAGTTTCAAATGTCGATCCTCCTGATTACCCACGATCTTGGCATTGCGGCTGAAATGGCAGATCGCGTTGTGGTGATGTATGCAGGTAAGGTTGTCGAGCAGTCTCCCGTGCATCAATTGTTTGAAAATCCGGCCCATCCCTATACGCAAGGGCTGCTTCATTCCATTGTGACCTTGGATAATGTTCGTGGGATGAAGCTCTATACCATTAAAGGCAGCATCCCGAGCTTGTCAGACTTGCCGACAGGGTGCCGCTTTCATCCTCGTTGTCCTTATGCAACGGAGCGCTGCTTAAGCGAAGACCCGCCTCTGGCGTCGTTGAGCGGACGCGAGGTGGCATGTTGGAATGCAGAGCGAATTGACCTCTTGGGGGCAGAGTTTTTCGGGGATACGGCGGCACCTACGCCGATTGAGATAGGAAATGGTGAGGCTAGCCGTGACTTAGATAAGGCAGAGACGCTGCTAGAAGTCATCAATGTAAAGAAATATTTCCCAATTCGCCAGGGTTTGTTCCAACGTGGCCGCTCTTCGATTAAAGCGGTAGATGACGTTTCCTTTGATATCCGTAAAGGGGAGACCTTCGGGTTAGTTGGCGAATCGGGTTGCGGGAAATCAACGCTGGGACGTGTGCTGCTGCAACTGGAGAAAGCAACCGAGGGACGTATTCAATTTGAAGGCAGAGATCTTGTTGGAGCGGGTTCGAAGGGATGGAAAGAAACACGAAGAGATATGCAAATTGTCTTCCAGGATCCGTACGGATCCATTAACCCGCGCTGGAAAGTCGGCGATATTATCGGTGAACCGTTCTGGGTGCATGAATCGCTGCGCGGTTCAGCGAAACGAGCCAAAGTTCAAGACGTCATGGAGCTCGTCGGACTGAATCCAGCTTGGATCGATCGCTTGCCGCATGAGTTCTCAGGCGGTCAGCGTCAACGTATTGGCATTGCGCGAGCGATCGCACTCAATCCGAAGTTTATTCTCGCTGACGAAGCGGTTTCGGCTTTGGACGTTTCGGTACAATCGCAAATCGTGAACCTCATGCAGGATCTTCAGCAGCGCATGAATCTGACATATCTGTTCATTGCGCATGGGTTGAATATTGTTCGCTACATTTCGGATCGAATCGGCGTGATGTACTTAGGCAAGTTGGTTGAAATCGCACCAACGGATGAGCTGTTTCGCCATCCCGCACATCATTACACGAAGGCGCTGTTATCCGCGATTCCCGTGCCAGATCCGAATCGCAAACGGACCTTTGTGCCACTGGAAGGTGAAATGCCTTCACCAGCCAGACCGCCGTCAGGCTGTCGCTTTCATACGCGCTGCCCTGCTGCGACAGCGCTGTGCAAAGAGGTTGTGCCCGAATTGGCGGCCATCGGGCCAGGCCATTATGCGGCTTGCCATTATCCATTATAA
- a CDS encoding DinB family protein: MSETTKVQIDLYRATSELIKQRLVGLSEEQLAWKQAPEKWSVKEVVSHLVDASFVHSVRIRSIVAENSQAFLLYEQDAWVSSTKANQSDLKDILAAFDAVLAYNALFYERLTDDQWERKGLNQGKELTISDLFQGFIRHVQVHLAQIQRNLDALASNEHIKR; encoded by the coding sequence GTGAGTGAAACGACGAAAGTTCAAATTGATTTATACCGAGCGACATCGGAGCTCATTAAACAGCGTCTGGTTGGATTATCCGAAGAACAGTTGGCATGGAAGCAAGCGCCTGAGAAATGGAGTGTGAAAGAAGTGGTGTCGCATCTCGTGGATGCCAGCTTCGTTCATTCCGTGCGTATTCGCAGCATCGTGGCCGAAAACAGCCAAGCTTTCCTCCTGTATGAGCAGGATGCCTGGGTGTCGAGTACGAAAGCAAATCAATCCGATCTCAAGGATATTCTAGCAGCCTTCGATGCTGTCCTCGCGTATAACGCGCTGTTCTATGAGAGATTGACGGATGATCAGTGGGAGCGTAAAGGGCTTAATCAAGGCAAGGAATTGACGATCTCGGATTTGTTCCAAGGCTTCATTCGCCATGTGCAAGTGCATCTAGCTCAAATTCAACGGAATTTAGATGCATTAGCGAGTAATGAACACATAAAGAGGTAA
- a CDS encoding cysteine dioxygenase family protein, producing MSEKALFHQLEKDIGAVLAEKHDDRSIIEGVKPLLQNLLENKHLLPKDLQVSLPGKYAQYLLYKPQNEAFSVIAFVWGPGQVAPVHDHLVWGLVGIYRGSVVEKRYRRVDHGEGAFPRYEVREVGEVTAKQGDISFVYPPDYDIHGVANPFDEVAITIHIYGTDIGKQPRHIHDVATGSSRDVITKHDNAEAVYH from the coding sequence GTGAGTGAGAAGGCGCTATTTCATCAACTTGAAAAGGATATAGGGGCTGTGTTGGCTGAGAAGCACGATGATCGTTCGATCATTGAGGGTGTGAAGCCGCTTTTGCAGAACCTGTTAGAGAATAAGCATTTGCTTCCTAAAGATTTACAGGTATCATTGCCTGGGAAATATGCGCAGTATTTGTTGTATAAACCGCAGAATGAAGCGTTCTCCGTGATCGCTTTCGTCTGGGGGCCGGGTCAAGTTGCGCCTGTGCATGATCACCTCGTCTGGGGACTCGTGGGCATCTATCGTGGATCTGTGGTGGAGAAACGGTATCGCCGTGTCGATCATGGGGAAGGTGCATTTCCTCGCTATGAGGTTCGCGAAGTCGGTGAGGTTACAGCGAAGCAGGGCGATATCTCGTTCGTTTATCCGCCTGATTATGATATCCATGGCGTTGCCAACCCGTTTGATGAGGTGGCGATCACGATTCATATTTATGGGACCGATATCGGCAAACAGCCGAGACATATTCATGATGTAGCAACGGGCAGCAGTCGCGATGTAATCACGAAGCATGATAATGCGGAGGCGGTTTATCATTGA
- a CDS encoding GGDEF domain-containing protein — MNTTDLLFGELSSFLSQAIIVVIVAIMFVISLRLFLDRRKKGYMSMTISLLFVGIYALLHLYVLFQDIHTSLTSYALQMLKIISFVLINMGIYQLYNRTSRKQYIFFYGLIIMGFVVSVLHFSVPNLYSGTEQQLRLLQDIGLELYVFVLIFLCFYMIPPYIGQQLKYQMALKVYFFYQSVHLVNAYMYNDDQHVLTFAVNVLPIVYYFLLFMLLFERVVELMQAIYNSSITDGLTRLYNRKFFYNRVTQHVQRQMPVYILFSDIDNFKKLNDTKGHQMGDNVLKQVAQIMKEEAEECGIAGRYGGEEMVVMVSDPSVKMDAFAERIRSRIEKETIVTASIGYSKYKNGLSAEELIKQADEAMYRAKTTGKNKVVKYA; from the coding sequence ATGAACACCACTGACCTGCTATTTGGAGAGTTATCCTCCTTTCTATCTCAAGCGATAATCGTCGTCATCGTTGCAATCATGTTCGTCATTTCGCTCCGTTTATTTTTGGACCGGCGGAAAAAAGGGTATATGTCGATGACTATTTCTCTCCTATTTGTCGGTATATATGCATTACTTCACCTCTATGTCTTGTTTCAAGACATCCATACGAGCTTAACCAGCTATGCCTTACAGATGTTAAAAATAATTTCTTTCGTACTTATAAATATGGGTATTTATCAATTATATAATCGCACAAGTCGTAAGCAGTATATATTTTTCTACGGATTAATCATCATGGGCTTTGTCGTTTCTGTGCTCCACTTCAGTGTCCCGAATCTATATTCGGGGACGGAGCAGCAGCTCCGTTTACTTCAGGACATCGGTCTTGAACTTTACGTATTTGTCCTTATTTTTCTCTGCTTCTATATGATTCCGCCTTACATCGGCCAGCAGTTGAAATACCAAATGGCGCTCAAGGTCTACTTCTTCTACCAGTCCGTCCATCTCGTGAATGCGTATATGTACAACGATGACCAACATGTGCTTACTTTCGCAGTAAATGTACTGCCGATCGTCTATTATTTTCTGCTTTTCATGCTCCTGTTCGAGCGGGTCGTCGAGCTTATGCAAGCCATCTATAACTCCTCCATCACAGACGGGTTAACTCGTCTCTATAATCGCAAATTTTTCTATAACCGTGTGACTCAGCACGTACAGCGTCAAATGCCCGTCTATATTTTGTTCAGTGATATCGATAATTTCAAGAAATTGAATGATACGAAGGGGCATCAAATGGGCGATAACGTCCTTAAACAAGTGGCTCAAATTATGAAAGAAGAAGCGGAAGAATGCGGAATCGCTGGACGTTATGGCGGGGAGGAAATGGTCGTTATGGTTTCCGACCCTAGTGTCAAAATGGATGCCTTCGCAGAACGAATTCGCAGCCGAATCGAGAAAGAGACGATCGTAACAGCCAGCATTGGCTACAGCAAATACAAGAACGGTTTAAGCGCCGAAGAGTTGATTAAGCAGGCGGATGAAGCGATGTATCGTGCCAAAACGACCGGAAAGAACAAAGTCGTGAAGTATGCCTAA
- a CDS encoding transporter suffix domain-containing protein, producing the protein MSIEENHIIAVHAEVHTIKVIDINPDHGMREESAEFRAAKRRLEADGHYQCYICKGTENLQSHHMAGEYKFRTIVDFNLLKEFLLEWDVYGYSRLLRNLPITTVDDIRNQLILCQAHHTGVNYEDGNGAIGVHYLPFPEWIMQKLCLPGCNPIPQKGASMDMGLYFVESLTDEGFVKMVQEKLDYISSAGIIETKRNRNRKYDSKTIASKRLDKKRKERFILGKKLGIGLLILSTIAFLSAFTIPFFVHSGARITGWITGLLIFSEITFWTGGLLLGKEVAKKYRSYLNPRNWTSAKKAQVSQEQAPAPVKQDE; encoded by the coding sequence GTGAGTATCGAAGAAAACCATATCATTGCTGTACATGCAGAAGTTCACACGATAAAAGTAATCGACATTAATCCTGATCATGGCATGCGCGAAGAGTCGGCAGAGTTCAGGGCAGCCAAGAGACGCTTAGAAGCGGATGGTCATTATCAATGCTACATTTGCAAAGGGACAGAGAACTTGCAATCCCATCATATGGCAGGAGAGTATAAATTCCGAACGATCGTAGACTTCAATCTATTGAAAGAGTTCTTACTGGAATGGGATGTATACGGTTACAGCCGTCTTTTGAGAAATCTGCCAATCACAACCGTTGATGATATTCGGAACCAGCTTATCTTGTGCCAAGCGCATCATACGGGTGTGAATTATGAAGATGGCAATGGGGCTATCGGCGTTCATTATTTACCGTTCCCGGAGTGGATCATGCAGAAACTTTGCCTTCCGGGTTGTAATCCTATTCCGCAGAAGGGGGCTTCAATGGATATGGGTCTCTACTTCGTTGAATCACTCACCGATGAAGGTTTTGTTAAAATGGTACAAGAGAAATTAGATTATATTTCATCAGCAGGAATAATTGAAACTAAAAGGAACAGAAACCGTAAGTATGATAGTAAGACGATCGCATCAAAGAGATTGGATAAGAAACGAAAGGAGAGGTTCATCTTGGGGAAAAAGCTTGGCATCGGCTTGCTCATCTTATCGACCATCGCATTCTTGAGTGCATTTACGATACCGTTTTTCGTTCATTCTGGTGCACGTATAACGGGTTGGATTACTGGGTTGCTTATCTTCAGCGAGATTACCTTCTGGACGGGAGGGCTCTTGCTAGGTAAGGAAGTAGCGAAGAAATACCGCAGCTATCTCAACCCAAGAAACTGGACGTCCGCCAAGAAGGCGCAAGTTAGTCAAGAACAAGCACCAGCTCCAGTTAAGCAAGATGAATGA
- a CDS encoding CoA transferase subunit A, with the protein MSAKLMRIEEVIAHIPDGAKLAISGNMEMSPMALIRAIVRAQRRDLYVVCTGAAAVNADLLIGAGAVSTVEFSQISMGEFGFALNFRRSFEQRAIVGLEHACPTLTAAIGAGASGIPFTPVRGLIGTDYMTIRRDFHIIPNPYAPAEHIAVVPAIRPHVAIFHGYKADTLGNVVAHPAQNNRLLAQASVKTFASVEEIVSPEQLQKEQGAFISSMFISGVVQVPGGALPTSCPGYYDLDVDAILAYMEAAASQSTWDVYLEGLRREGV; encoded by the coding sequence GTGTCAGCTAAGCTAATGCGCATCGAAGAGGTTATCGCGCATATCCCCGACGGTGCAAAACTGGCGATTAGCGGCAACATGGAGATGTCGCCGATGGCGCTCATACGAGCCATTGTACGTGCCCAGAGGCGTGACTTGTATGTCGTTTGTACGGGAGCAGCAGCGGTGAATGCAGATCTGCTGATCGGTGCTGGCGCGGTATCTACGGTGGAATTTTCACAAATCTCGATGGGAGAGTTCGGGTTCGCCTTGAACTTTCGCCGAAGCTTCGAGCAGCGTGCCATAGTTGGGTTGGAACATGCATGTCCGACATTGACGGCAGCGATCGGGGCTGGTGCATCAGGGATTCCATTCACCCCTGTCAGGGGGTTGATTGGTACGGATTATATGACAATTAGAAGGGATTTTCATATCATTCCGAATCCTTACGCGCCAGCGGAGCATATTGCTGTTGTACCCGCGATTCGACCCCATGTCGCCATCTTTCATGGTTATAAGGCGGATACGCTGGGCAATGTGGTGGCGCATCCTGCGCAGAACAACCGCTTACTGGCACAAGCTTCCGTGAAGACGTTTGCTTCCGTGGAAGAAATCGTCTCACCGGAGCAGCTGCAGAAGGAGCAGGGAGCATTCATTTCGTCCATGTTTATTAGTGGCGTTGTTCAAGTGCCTGGCGGTGCACTGCCGACTTCATGTCCAGGCTATTATGACCTGGATGTTGACGCGATCTTGGCTTATATGGAAGCAGCGGCATCCCAAAGCACTTGGGATGTTTATCTAGAGGGACTAAGGAGGGAAGGCGTATGA
- a CDS encoding CaiB/BaiF CoA transferase family protein, with product MSINTKGQGPLSGVKVLEFGQIAAGPFAGMLFADLGADVVKVERPDVGDSMREWPPFLTQEDGARYSANFSSLNRNKRSIVIDFKDPSELARLHDLCKQADVIIENYRPGVLAKFGLHYEGLVEANPKLVYCSISGYGQTGRYAQKGAFDVTIQAISGLMSVTGEEEGEPVKCGVPVADFVAGLYGAYSIVAAVHQASISGKGSYIDCSMLASVLGISALQTSEYYGNGVAPRRLGSAHPRNAPYQGYRGSDKPFVIAAGNEKLWREVVDAVEQPALADDPRFQNQTLRAKHQKELAVSLQASFSRKTADEWLTIFDQRGVPCAPINTFEDILNDPAITESGLLHQLELPNNTQTTTVGYPVKFSNYDFQIYRKPPLQGEHTEDILQEWRG from the coding sequence ATGAGCATTAATACGAAGGGCCAAGGACCGCTAAGCGGTGTAAAAGTTCTTGAGTTTGGGCAAATTGCAGCGGGACCCTTTGCAGGGATGCTATTTGCAGATTTAGGTGCGGATGTCGTGAAAGTGGAACGACCCGATGTCGGCGATAGTATGCGGGAGTGGCCGCCGTTTCTTACACAGGAAGATGGCGCGCGATACAGCGCCAATTTCAGTTCACTCAACCGCAATAAGCGCAGCATTGTGATTGATTTCAAAGATCCGTCAGAGCTGGCTCGTTTGCACGATTTGTGCAAGCAAGCGGATGTCATAATCGAAAACTATCGTCCTGGCGTATTGGCCAAATTCGGCTTGCATTACGAGGGGCTGGTAGAAGCCAATCCGAAGCTCGTTTATTGCTCGATTTCGGGCTATGGACAGACAGGGCGTTACGCGCAAAAGGGCGCTTTCGACGTCACGATACAAGCGATCAGCGGATTGATGAGCGTAACCGGCGAGGAAGAGGGAGAGCCCGTGAAATGCGGAGTTCCTGTCGCTGATTTCGTAGCAGGACTCTACGGTGCCTACTCGATCGTGGCCGCCGTGCATCAAGCTTCGATCAGCGGCAAGGGCAGCTATATCGATTGCTCGATGCTGGCGAGCGTGCTGGGGATCTCGGCGCTGCAAACGAGCGAGTATTACGGCAACGGTGTTGCGCCTCGGAGACTGGGCAGCGCGCATCCGCGCAATGCGCCGTATCAAGGCTATCGCGGGAGCGATAAGCCTTTCGTGATCGCAGCGGGTAACGAGAAGCTGTGGCGTGAGGTTGTGGATGCGGTCGAGCAGCCCGCGTTAGCGGACGATCCACGGTTCCAGAATCAGACGCTGCGGGCGAAGCATCAGAAAGAGCTGGCGGTTTCCCTGCAGGCGTCCTTCAGTCGGAAAACGGCGGATGAATGGCTCACTATTTTTGATCAGAGGGGTGTTCCTTGTGCGCCAATCAATACGTTTGAGGATATTTTGAACGATCCTGCAATTACCGAAAGCGGCTTGCTGCATCAGCTTGAGCTGCCTAATAACACCCAAACTACAACGGTGGGTTATCCCGTTAAGTTTTCGAATTACGATTTTCAAATCTATCGGAAACCGCCATTGCAAGGGGAGCATACCGAAGACATTTTGCAGGAATGGAGAGGATAA
- a CDS encoding glycosyltransferase family 4 protein yields the protein MNILQALFFPPEQPGGVSSMVPYILERFNKKGWEMELFSLPKRIRGKGSEDVNFITFDWRKYAGNPIIDKYIQTYKDYVWWTKLRISKKYDIIHAHHPIAALVMKQVFPQTPVILTIHSSFERELILNGRIVENGVEHQFLTQIYGELEAKVDQIITVSNSFKQYIGEYVQDSERIGVIPNGFDEKRFRPISHENQVTQFITVCRLVPAKGLDTLLVACGELKKRGHPFVLHIIGDGPSREELEKLAIQHNIYEDTIFYGYMLHPEEFMPFFDVFVLPSRAEAFGSVFAEAALCWLALIGTDVGGIAEQIEHGHNGLLVPVGDAMALSNALEKVVIDPSFRYNLARAAWEKAKKTYSLNRVLRQLKSVYERYDVNKQAEEDESDES from the coding sequence ATGAACATATTGCAAGCATTGTTTTTTCCGCCGGAACAACCGGGCGGGGTTTCATCCATGGTTCCCTATATTTTGGAACGGTTTAATAAAAAAGGCTGGGAAATGGAACTATTTTCGCTACCTAAGCGGATTCGCGGCAAAGGCTCGGAGGATGTAAACTTCATCACATTCGATTGGCGCAAATATGCGGGAAATCCGATTATCGATAAATATATCCAAACCTATAAAGATTACGTCTGGTGGACGAAGCTCAGAATTTCGAAGAAATATGACATTATTCATGCGCATCATCCGATCGCGGCGCTTGTCATGAAACAAGTGTTTCCGCAGACGCCAGTGATTCTTACGATACACTCCAGTTTTGAGCGAGAGCTTATTCTGAATGGACGAATTGTGGAAAACGGAGTAGAGCATCAATTCCTGACCCAAATCTATGGGGAATTGGAAGCAAAAGTGGACCAAATCATTACGGTGTCGAATTCCTTTAAGCAGTATATTGGCGAGTACGTGCAAGACAGCGAACGCATTGGGGTCATTCCGAACGGATTTGATGAGAAGCGGTTCCGACCGATTTCTCATGAAAACCAAGTGACACAATTCATTACCGTATGCCGTCTAGTGCCGGCGAAAGGTTTGGATACCTTGCTGGTTGCCTGCGGCGAACTCAAGAAGCGGGGACACCCCTTCGTGCTGCATATCATTGGCGACGGCCCGAGTCGCGAAGAACTGGAAAAGCTGGCGATTCAACACAATATTTATGAAGACACGATTTTTTACGGCTACATGCTTCATCCGGAAGAATTCATGCCGTTTTTTGATGTGTTCGTCCTGCCTTCTCGGGCGGAAGCATTCGGATCTGTTTTTGCGGAAGCTGCGCTGTGTTGGCTGGCATTAATCGGAACCGATGTCGGGGGCATAGCAGAGCAAATCGAACACGGACACAATGGGTTGTTAGTTCCAGTAGGCGATGCCATGGCACTAAGTAACGCATTGGAGAAAGTCGTCATTGACCCTAGCTTCCGTTATAACTTGGCAAGAGCAGCTTGGGAGAAGGCGAAGAAGACGTATTCCTTGAACCGTGTGCTGCGTCAGTTGAAGAGCGTGTATGAACGTTATGACGTGAATAAGCAAGCCGAGGAAGATGAGTCAGACGAATCGTGA
- a CDS encoding metallophosphoesterase family protein, with product MKRLRFIHAADLHLDSPFKGMSALPERVRQTVRESTFEALKDLAALAIREQVDFVLISGDVYDASDRSLRAQIRFQKAAEQLVAEGIPVYIIHGNHDPEDGRAAKLVWPADVHFFASHEVETIQVAKDGRGIVAEIHGISYRKAAETENLALQFKRGQAHVPQIGLLHTNVDGDPAHDNYAPCSKQDLLAAGMDYWALGHVHTRQVLHERPAIVYPGNIQGRSVRETGPRGCYLVELDDFGQAHLTFHALDAVRWYQERMSITEIRTEQELRDAIGDVIDRLRRDAAGRDVIVRIHLEGRSELHERLRKGKTLQELIDELREEEIEMSSFVWIESVEDGTSGELDWAATLEEKSFLGDLLRYAAAIRQDDAALQAFADEALAALQGLPHSAGHPSAASSEQLREWLRAAEVLAADLLTADGGATR from the coding sequence ATGAAGCGATTGCGTTTTATCCACGCGGCCGATTTGCATTTAGATAGTCCATTTAAAGGCATGTCGGCGCTTCCTGAACGGGTTCGACAGACAGTTCGGGAGTCTACATTCGAAGCTCTGAAGGATCTGGCCGCGCTGGCGATTAGAGAACAGGTTGATTTTGTACTTATCAGCGGGGATGTCTATGATGCCTCGGATCGCTCACTGCGCGCGCAGATTCGGTTTCAGAAGGCAGCAGAGCAATTAGTGGCAGAAGGCATTCCTGTCTATATCATACATGGAAACCATGACCCCGAGGATGGACGTGCCGCTAAGCTGGTTTGGCCGGCAGACGTTCATTTTTTTGCGTCCCATGAGGTGGAAACGATTCAGGTGGCCAAAGATGGGCGCGGCATCGTTGCGGAGATTCACGGTATTTCGTACAGGAAAGCGGCTGAAACCGAGAATTTGGCGCTCCAATTCAAAAGAGGACAGGCGCATGTTCCGCAAATTGGACTCTTGCATACCAATGTGGATGGTGATCCAGCTCATGACAACTATGCGCCGTGCTCGAAACAGGATTTACTTGCCGCGGGCATGGATTACTGGGCATTGGGCCACGTTCACACAAGACAAGTCCTGCATGAACGACCCGCGATTGTATATCCAGGGAACATTCAAGGGCGAAGCGTTCGCGAGACAGGTCCTAGAGGCTGCTATCTCGTCGAGTTGGACGATTTCGGGCAGGCCCACTTAACTTTTCATGCACTGGACGCGGTGCGGTGGTATCAAGAGAGAATGTCAATCACCGAAATCCGTACGGAACAAGAATTGCGAGATGCCATCGGGGATGTCATAGATCGGCTGCGTCGTGATGCAGCGGGGCGCGACGTGATCGTCCGCATTCACTTGGAAGGCCGAAGTGAGCTGCATGAGCGGCTGCGCAAAGGGAAAACGCTTCAGGAGCTTATCGATGAGCTAAGAGAAGAAGAAATTGAAATGAGCAGCTTCGTATGGATTGAATCTGTTGAAGATGGGACATCTGGCGAATTGGATTGGGCAGCAACACTGGAGGAGAAGAGCTTCTTAGGCGATCTTCTTCGCTATGCAGCAGCGATAAGACAGGATGATGCTGCCTTGCAAGCGTTCGCGGATGAAGCGTTAGCGGCGTTGCAGGG